From one Bordetella genomosp. 9 genomic stretch:
- a CDS encoding response regulator: MQLSHKNDDMPVHLGIAILSVLILAIDIVTPLGVAIWVFYMLPVVLSVFQRNRYVPLMVALLELVFIIAGTFLPLGGNVPTQNLINRSFGLVTMFTTALLCMQVITARLNAQRLMWLQQSENALAQDLLGELSVQEIGQNALRALAKVTNAQVGAMYRLHRGALSWVGGYARDRADAPDATPGRGMALEVANHGAPLVVRDLPPGYTRVTSGVGEAAPRVLVVAPITADGRAQGVVELGFLQDGGDFERELELLRTGGEVIGVALRSALYREHLKELLEETQRQSEELQTQQEELRVSNEELEEQGRALRESQTRLEQQQSDLMQSNARLEEHTQRLEQQKRELQRARATLETNARELSRASRYKSEFLANMSHELRTPLNSSLILSQMLADPKSANMAPGEIQRYARTIHASNADLLTLINDILDLSKIEAGHVDMAPETVSAAGVLEPLRQMFEPIAAGKQLDFRIDIHDSAPATYVTDAAKLQQVLKNLLANAFKFTEQGEVVLTVRGVADGRVAFAVSDTGIGIPPHQQEVIFEAFRQADGTTSRKYGGTGLGLSISRELTRLLGGELRVESEAGKGSTFTAEITSDLAAHLAATEAQAATAADAASRESGAEAGGDAPLPATAPTRTAASPADSAGAGMRAAFARFDRSQRAEAGDAAPRAPSGSGTGLAGAGERTLGPAPNIGIFRPARGDIEERRHERMVMVIEDDERFADILYELAHELGFDCVLVSHGAEAMRLARELRPSGILLDVGLPDQSGLSVLDQLKQDPATRHIPIHVVSVADHIQTALELGAVGYALKPVAREELVEAFKRVEEKLQRRASRLLVVEDDPDLRASISLLLQADDIEITTAGTVAEALEHLATRTFDCMVMDLMLPDASGYELLEQMGTGRKYAFPPVIVYTGRALTRDEEQRLRRYSRSIIIKGAKSPERLVDEVTLFLHRVEATLPPDQQKLLMQARQRDMVFEGRRVLLVEDDVRNIFALSSVLEPLGAKLLVARNGREALDALAKDAHVDIVLMDLMMPEMDGLTATREIRKRPELRDLPIIALTAKAMTDDRRNCLEAGANDYISKPIDVDKLISLCRVWMPK, from the coding sequence AGCTGGTGTTCATCATCGCCGGCACCTTCCTGCCCCTGGGCGGCAATGTCCCGACGCAGAACCTGATCAACCGCAGTTTCGGCCTGGTGACGATGTTCACCACCGCGCTGCTGTGCATGCAGGTCATCACCGCAAGGCTGAACGCGCAGCGGCTGATGTGGCTGCAGCAGTCCGAGAACGCCTTGGCGCAGGACCTGCTGGGCGAACTGAGCGTGCAGGAAATCGGGCAGAACGCCCTGCGGGCGCTGGCCAAGGTCACCAATGCACAGGTAGGCGCGATGTACCGGCTCCACCGCGGCGCATTGTCGTGGGTCGGGGGCTACGCGCGCGACCGGGCCGACGCGCCCGACGCCACGCCGGGCCGCGGCATGGCGCTGGAAGTCGCCAACCATGGCGCCCCGCTGGTCGTGCGCGACCTGCCTCCGGGCTACACGCGGGTCACGTCCGGCGTCGGCGAAGCCGCGCCGCGCGTCCTGGTGGTTGCCCCCATCACCGCCGACGGACGCGCGCAGGGGGTGGTGGAACTGGGATTCCTGCAGGACGGCGGCGATTTCGAGCGCGAGCTGGAACTGCTGCGCACCGGCGGCGAAGTCATCGGCGTCGCCCTGCGCTCGGCCCTTTACCGCGAACACCTGAAGGAGCTGCTGGAAGAAACGCAGCGCCAGAGCGAAGAACTGCAGACGCAGCAGGAAGAGCTGCGCGTCTCCAACGAAGAACTGGAAGAACAGGGCCGCGCCCTGCGCGAATCGCAGACCCGCCTGGAACAGCAGCAAAGCGACCTGATGCAGAGCAATGCGCGGCTCGAAGAACACACGCAGCGGTTGGAGCAGCAGAAGCGCGAGCTGCAGCGGGCCCGCGCCACGCTGGAAACCAATGCGCGCGAGCTGTCCCGCGCCAGCCGCTACAAGTCGGAATTCCTGGCGAACATGTCGCATGAATTGCGCACGCCCTTGAACAGTTCGCTGATCCTGTCGCAGATGCTGGCCGATCCCAAATCGGCGAACATGGCGCCCGGGGAAATACAGCGCTACGCCCGCACCATCCATGCGTCGAACGCGGATCTGCTGACCCTGATCAACGACATCCTGGACCTGTCCAAGATCGAGGCCGGCCATGTGGATATGGCGCCCGAGACCGTGTCGGCCGCCGGCGTGCTGGAACCGCTGCGACAGATGTTCGAGCCCATCGCCGCCGGCAAGCAGCTGGATTTCCGCATCGACATCCACGACAGCGCGCCGGCCACCTACGTGACCGACGCCGCCAAGCTGCAGCAGGTGCTGAAGAACCTGCTGGCGAATGCCTTCAAATTCACCGAACAGGGCGAAGTGGTGCTGACGGTACGGGGCGTGGCCGACGGACGCGTGGCGTTTGCCGTCAGCGATACGGGCATCGGCATCCCGCCGCACCAGCAGGAAGTCATTTTCGAGGCCTTCCGCCAGGCCGACGGCACCACCAGCCGCAAGTACGGCGGCACCGGGCTGGGGCTGTCGATCTCGCGTGAACTGACGCGCCTGCTGGGCGGCGAGCTGCGCGTGGAAAGCGAGGCCGGCAAGGGCAGCACGTTCACCGCCGAGATCACCTCCGACCTGGCCGCCCATCTGGCCGCCACCGAAGCGCAGGCGGCCACGGCCGCCGATGCGGCAAGCCGGGAGAGCGGCGCGGAAGCGGGCGGCGATGCCCCCCTGCCCGCCACGGCGCCCACCAGGACCGCGGCATCGCCCGCCGACAGCGCGGGCGCGGGCATGCGCGCCGCCTTCGCGCGCTTCGATCGCAGCCAGCGTGCCGAGGCCGGCGACGCCGCCCCGCGCGCGCCGTCGGGCTCAGGAACGGGCCTTGCCGGCGCCGGCGAGCGCACGCTGGGCCCCGCGCCCAACATCGGCATCTTCCGGCCGGCGCGCGGCGATATCGAGGAACGCCGCCACGAACGCATGGTCATGGTGATCGAGGACGACGAGCGCTTCGCCGACATCCTGTACGAACTGGCGCACGAACTGGGCTTCGATTGCGTGCTGGTTTCGCACGGCGCCGAAGCGATGCGCCTGGCGCGCGAACTGCGTCCCAGCGGCATCCTGCTGGACGTGGGCCTGCCCGACCAATCGGGCCTGAGCGTGCTGGACCAACTGAAGCAGGATCCGGCCACCCGCCACATTCCCATCCACGTCGTGTCGGTGGCCGACCACATACAGACGGCGCTGGAACTGGGCGCGGTCGGCTATGCGCTGAAACCGGTGGCCCGCGAGGAACTGGTGGAAGCCTTCAAGCGTGTGGAGGAAAAGCTGCAGCGGCGCGCCAGCCGCCTGCTGGTGGTGGAAGACGACCCCGACCTGCGCGCCAGCATTTCGCTGCTGCTGCAGGCCGACGATATCGAGATCACCACGGCGGGCACGGTGGCCGAAGCCCTGGAACACCTGGCCACGCGCACCTTCGACTGCATGGTCATGGACCTGATGCTGCCCGACGCTTCGGGCTACGAGCTGCTGGAACAGATGGGCACCGGCCGCAAGTACGCCTTCCCGCCGGTGATCGTCTATACCGGCCGCGCGCTGACCCGCGACGAAGAACAGCGCCTGCGCCGCTATTCGCGTTCCATCATCATCAAGGGCGCCAAATCGCCGGAACGGCTGGTGGACGAGGTGACGCTGTTCCTGCACCGGGTGGAAGCGACCCTGCCGCCGGACCAGCAGAAGCTCCTGATGCAGGCACGCCAGCGCGACATGGTGTTCGAAGGCCGCCGCGTCCTGCTGGTGGAAGACGACGTGCGGAATATCTTCGCCCTGTCCAGCGTGCTGGAACCGCTGGGCGCGAAGCTGCTGGTGGCCCGCAACGGCCGCGAAGCGCTGGACGCGCTGGCCAAGGACGCGCACGTGGACATCGTGCTGATGGACCTGATGATGCCGGAAATGGACGGCCTGACCGCGACGCGGGAGATCCGCAAGCGGCCGGAATTGCGCGACCTGCCCATCATCGCCCTGACCGCCAAGGCCATGACGGATGACCGCCGCAATTGCCTGGAGGCGGGCGCCAACGACTATATCTCCAAGCCGATCGACGTGGACAAGCTGATTTCGCTATGCCGAGTCTGGATGCCCAAGTAA
- a CDS encoding CheR family methyltransferase yields MPSLDAQVSGPAAMDALFDLELKLLLEAVYLRYQHDFRGYAVASMRRRVRQAMTHFGCDTVSQLQDMVLHQPEIFARMLQYFTVQVSEMFRDPEYFQAVREHVVPVLKTYPSVKLWVAGCSSGEEVWSLAILLDEEQLLSRTLIYATDINTDALHQAESGIYPVDRIAQFSRNYRESGGTRSLSDYYTANLHDARFDRRLREQIVFADHSLATDSVFSEVHFVSCRNVLIYFNRELQDRAAQLFHESLIRRGFLGLGTRESLRFSSQAGRFTEVAPRQRIYQRL; encoded by the coding sequence ATGCCGAGTCTGGATGCCCAAGTAAGCGGCCCCGCCGCGATGGACGCGCTGTTCGACCTGGAGCTGAAGCTGCTGCTGGAAGCCGTCTACCTGCGCTACCAGCACGACTTCCGCGGCTACGCCGTGGCGTCGATGCGCCGGCGCGTCAGGCAGGCGATGACGCACTTCGGCTGCGACACGGTCAGCCAGTTGCAGGACATGGTCCTGCACCAGCCCGAGATTTTCGCGCGCATGCTGCAGTACTTCACGGTGCAGGTCAGCGAGATGTTCCGCGACCCGGAATATTTCCAGGCCGTGCGTGAACACGTGGTGCCGGTGCTCAAGACCTATCCGTCGGTGAAGCTCTGGGTGGCCGGCTGCAGCAGCGGCGAGGAAGTCTGGTCGCTGGCCATCCTGCTGGACGAAGAACAACTGCTGTCGCGCACGCTGATCTACGCCACCGACATCAATACCGACGCGCTGCACCAGGCCGAAAGCGGGATCTACCCGGTGGACCGCATCGCCCAGTTCAGCCGCAACTACCGGGAAAGCGGCGGCACGCGCTCGCTTTCGGATTACTACACCGCCAACCTGCACGACGCCCGTTTCGACCGCCGGCTGCGCGAGCAGATCGTGTTCGCCGACCACAGCCTGGCGACCGACAGCGTATTTTCGGAAGTGCATTTCGTCTCCTGCCGCAACGTGCTGATCTACTTCAACCGGGAACTGCAGGATCGCGCGGCGCAACTGTTCCATGAATCGCTGATACGGCGCGGGTTCCTCGGCCTGGGAACGCGCGAAAGCCTGCGCTTTTCCTCGCAGGCCGGCCGCTTCACGGAAGTCGCGCCGCGCCAGCGCATCTACCAACGCCTATGA
- a CDS encoding chemotaxis protein CheB, producing the protein MTTAAPLSSAAIELVAIGASAGGVDAIGTVLDALPADFPAAIAIVLHLPPDRHSLLAELFAARCVLPVKEVEDKEFIAPGMVYIAAPDYHMLVEPDRSFALSQDEAVNFSRPSIDLLMESAAIAYRDRLLGIVLTGASQDGAAGLQRVRALGGQAWVQDPDNADSPAMPASAIAQAGADRIMDKATLALALAALGKDPRNNGNRP; encoded by the coding sequence ATGACGACCGCCGCCCCGCTCTCCTCCGCCGCGATCGAGCTGGTCGCCATCGGCGCATCGGCCGGTGGCGTCGATGCCATCGGCACCGTGCTGGACGCCCTGCCGGCCGACTTTCCGGCGGCCATCGCCATCGTCCTGCATCTGCCGCCGGACCGGCACAGCCTGCTGGCGGAGCTGTTCGCCGCGCGCTGCGTCCTGCCGGTCAAGGAAGTGGAAGACAAGGAATTCATCGCGCCCGGCATGGTCTATATCGCGGCGCCCGACTACCACATGCTGGTGGAGCCGGACCGTTCCTTCGCGTTGTCGCAGGACGAAGCGGTGAACTTCTCGCGGCCATCGATCGACCTGCTGATGGAATCCGCGGCCATCGCCTACCGCGATCGCCTGCTGGGCATCGTGTTGACGGGCGCCAGCCAGGACGGCGCGGCCGGCTTGCAGCGCGTGCGCGCGCTGGGCGGACAAGCCTGGGTGCAGGATCCCGATAACGCGGACTCTCCCGCCATGCCGGCCAGCGCCATCGCGCAGGCCGGCGCGGACCGCATCATGGACAAGGCCACGCTGGCGCTCGCGCTGGCGGCCTTAGGCAAAGACCCTAGAAATAACGGAAATCGACCGTGA
- a CDS encoding hybrid sensor histidine kinase/response regulator has protein sequence MTESVNILVVDDIAQNLVAVEALLARPGIHILQARSGVEALELLLAHEVALALIDVQMPQMNGFELAELIRGSERTRSVPLIFLTAGTKEREAHFRGYEAGAVDFLYKPLDADVLISKVNVFVELHNQKKLLARQLEELRQALTLNEMFTAVLGHDLRNPLSAVLHGSELLLRGSSDPKVQTNAQRIRFSAGRMARMVDQLLDVARIRSNGLVLQPVRSDYAGVCRAIVDEIADPAQRERVQLHVQGDCHGDIDVDRFSQVVSNLLGNALQHGDPAHPVLVRIDGVAPDRIVVQVANQGVVPADLLPNLFNPFHASMESRANKNGLGLGLYIVKKFIDAHGGTVSVRSTRAEGTVFEIVMPRASGGGAA, from the coding sequence GTGACTGAAAGCGTCAACATCCTGGTGGTCGACGACATCGCCCAGAACCTCGTGGCGGTGGAAGCCCTGCTGGCCAGGCCAGGCATCCACATCCTGCAGGCGCGCTCCGGCGTGGAAGCGCTGGAGCTGCTGCTGGCGCACGAAGTGGCCCTGGCGCTGATCGACGTGCAGATGCCGCAGATGAACGGCTTCGAGCTGGCGGAACTGATACGCGGCAGCGAGCGCACCCGCAGCGTGCCGCTGATCTTCCTGACCGCCGGCACCAAGGAGCGCGAAGCGCATTTCCGCGGCTACGAGGCCGGCGCCGTGGATTTCCTCTACAAGCCCCTGGACGCCGACGTGCTGATCAGCAAGGTCAATGTCTTCGTCGAGCTGCACAACCAGAAGAAGCTGCTGGCGCGCCAGCTGGAAGAACTGCGCCAGGCCCTGACGCTGAACGAGATGTTCACCGCGGTGCTGGGGCACGATCTGCGCAACCCGCTGTCGGCGGTGCTGCACGGATCGGAGCTGCTGCTGCGCGGCTCCAGCGACCCCAAGGTGCAGACCAACGCCCAGCGCATCCGCTTCAGCGCCGGCCGCATGGCCCGCATGGTGGACCAGTTGCTGGACGTCGCGCGCATCCGCTCGAACGGCCTGGTGCTGCAGCCGGTGCGCAGCGATTACGCCGGCGTGTGCCGCGCCATCGTCGACGAAATCGCGGATCCCGCGCAGCGCGAACGCGTGCAGCTGCACGTCCAGGGCGACTGCCATGGCGATATCGACGTGGACCGCTTTTCGCAGGTGGTGTCGAATCTGCTGGGCAACGCCTTGCAGCATGGCGATCCCGCGCATCCGGTGCTGGTGCGCATCGACGGCGTCGCGCCGGACCGCATCGTCGTGCAGGTCGCCAACCAGGGCGTCGTCCCCGCCGATCTGCTGCCCAATCTGTTCAACCCCTTCCATGCCAGCATGGAAAGCCGCGCGAACAAGAACGGCCTGGGCCTGGGGCTTTATATCGTGAAGAAGTTCATCGACGCGCACGGCGGCACGGTGAGCGTGCGGTCCACACGCGCCGAAGGCACCGTGTTCGAGATCGTCATGCCTCGCGCGAGCGGCGGCGGCGCAGCGTGA
- a CDS encoding sterol desaturase family protein: protein MDTFNHLIGMAQEGLFESVIQPVLYKLGLSGVIEDAYDATLWLIAGLLQIAVLICVIGPLQRWRPVEAVTDRRAVRLDILYTIIHRLGVFRVALFFAIDPFWDDIFGTLHVWGLATLQLDQLWPGVTDNPLVSLAIYLLIFDLVEYLYHRAQHTFEWMWALHAVHHSQRQMTMWSDNRNHLLDDVLHDIVIVVVSQLIGVPPAQFVAIVAILQLVESFSHANLRLHFGRWGERLLVSPRFHREHHGIAYETTPTGKVVGSNYGVIFPIWDVLFRTGRFDGKFGPTGIADQLPDAGGHDYGETFLAQQWLGFKRLFTLRRRRSREA, encoded by the coding sequence ATGGATACGTTCAATCATCTCATCGGCATGGCCCAGGAAGGGCTGTTCGAGTCCGTCATCCAGCCCGTGCTGTACAAGCTGGGGCTGTCCGGCGTCATCGAAGACGCCTACGACGCCACGCTGTGGCTGATCGCCGGCCTGCTGCAGATCGCGGTGCTGATCTGCGTGATCGGGCCGCTGCAGCGCTGGCGGCCGGTGGAAGCGGTCACCGACCGCCGCGCCGTGCGCCTGGACATCCTGTACACGATCATCCATCGCCTGGGCGTGTTCCGCGTCGCGCTGTTCTTCGCCATCGACCCCTTCTGGGACGACATCTTCGGCACCCTGCACGTGTGGGGCCTGGCGACCTTGCAGCTGGACCAGTTGTGGCCCGGCGTGACGGACAATCCCCTGGTCAGCCTGGCGATCTACCTGCTCATCTTCGATCTGGTCGAATACCTGTATCACCGCGCCCAGCACACCTTCGAGTGGATGTGGGCGCTGCACGCCGTGCATCACAGCCAGCGTCAGATGACCATGTGGAGCGACAACCGCAACCACCTGCTGGACGACGTCCTGCACGACATCGTGATCGTGGTGGTGTCGCAGCTGATCGGCGTGCCGCCCGCGCAGTTCGTCGCCATCGTCGCGATCCTGCAACTGGTCGAAAGCTTTTCCCACGCCAACCTGCGCCTGCATTTCGGCCGCTGGGGCGAGCGCCTGCTGGTCAGCCCGCGCTTCCATCGCGAGCATCACGGCATCGCCTACGAAACCACGCCCACCGGCAAGGTGGTGGGCAGCAATTACGGCGTGATCTTCCCGATATGGGACGTCCTGTTCCGCACCGGCCGCTTCGACGGCAAGTTCGGCCCCACGGGCATCGCCGACCAGCTGCCGGACGCTGGCGGCCACGATTACGGCGAAACCTTCCTGGCCCAGCAGTGGCTGGGCTTCAAGCGCCTGTTCACGCTGCGCCGCCGCCGCTCGCGCGAGGCATGA
- a CDS encoding polysaccharide deacetylase family protein: MSRCTRRASAALCGLLATAMAGGAAAAPAPLCAKPVYLTFDTGHMGVAPLIADVLKRHDVKASFFLANERTQTNGTSLDDHWAPWWRARVADGDVFGSHTYDHVHWLKDLPGDRFEMRPDFGPNAGKKEVLTAQQYCDELQRSAARFKEMTGHAMLPLFRAPGGRTSPALLKAAQQCGYRHVGWASAGFLGDELPSDKYPNKQLLSRALANIKPGDILMAHLGIWSRQDPWAPAVLEPLITGLREKGYCFATLDQHPAYRAWVAAHRQ; encoded by the coding sequence ATGTCGCGATGCACTAGACGCGCATCGGCCGCCCTGTGCGGCCTGCTTGCCACGGCCATGGCCGGCGGCGCCGCCGCCGCGCCGGCGCCGTTGTGCGCCAAGCCCGTCTATCTGACCTTCGACACAGGCCACATGGGCGTGGCGCCCCTGATCGCCGACGTGCTCAAGCGCCACGACGTCAAGGCCAGTTTCTTCCTGGCCAACGAACGCACGCAGACCAACGGCACGTCGCTGGACGACCACTGGGCGCCCTGGTGGCGCGCCCGCGTGGCCGATGGCGACGTGTTCGGTTCGCATACCTACGATCACGTCCATTGGCTGAAGGACCTGCCCGGCGACCGCTTCGAAATGCGGCCCGACTTCGGTCCCAATGCCGGCAAGAAGGAAGTCCTGACCGCGCAGCAGTATTGCGACGAGCTGCAGCGTTCCGCCGCGCGGTTCAAGGAAATGACGGGCCACGCCATGCTGCCGCTGTTCCGCGCGCCGGGCGGGCGCACGTCGCCCGCGCTGCTCAAGGCGGCGCAGCAGTGCGGCTACCGCCACGTCGGCTGGGCGTCGGCCGGTTTCCTGGGCGATGAACTGCCCAGCGACAAATACCCCAACAAACAGCTGCTGTCCCGCGCGCTCGCCAATATCAAGCCGGGCGATATCCTGATGGCCCACCTGGGCATCTGGTCGCGCCAGGATCCCTGGGCGCCGGCCGTGCTGGAACCCCTGATCACGGGGCTGCGGGAAAAGGGTTATTGCTTCGCCACGCTGGACCAGCATCCCGCTTACCGCGCCTGGGTCGCGGCGCATCGTCAATAG
- a CDS encoding YncE family protein, producing MNRLSFACGAMLAACLAFVAPAQAQGQAARPSHNDPIFVLNSLDANVSVIDPVTYKEIRRLPTGKEPHHLYFSPDQKSLIVANSVGDTLTLMDPRTGQIQRTITGIVDPYQLRFSPDMKWFVTAANRLNHVDIYQYVPRADGFDLKLMKRVPAGKTPSHIGIDSKSTTAYVSLQDSDEVVAINLATQEKRWTLPVGKTPADVYIVPGDKVMLVALTGDSYVEAYDLTSPGMPKLITRIKTNAGAHAFRIQGDGQHIFVSNRAANTISRIDFKNLKAVAEYPAPGGPDCMDLMADGKTLLVTSRWARKLTFIDIDKKEVVRQINVGRSPHGVWTLDHVAMH from the coding sequence TTGAATCGTTTGTCTTTTGCCTGCGGCGCCATGCTGGCCGCCTGCCTCGCGTTCGTCGCTCCCGCCCAGGCCCAAGGCCAGGCCGCCCGCCCCTCCCACAATGATCCGATCTTCGTCCTGAATTCCCTGGACGCGAACGTCAGCGTGATCGATCCGGTCACCTACAAGGAAATCCGTCGCCTGCCCACCGGCAAGGAGCCGCATCACCTGTATTTTTCGCCGGATCAGAAATCGCTGATCGTCGCCAACTCGGTGGGCGATACGTTGACGCTGATGGATCCGCGCACGGGCCAGATCCAGCGCACCATCACGGGTATCGTCGACCCCTACCAGCTGCGCTTCTCGCCCGACATGAAATGGTTCGTCACGGCGGCCAACCGCCTGAACCACGTCGACATCTATCAATACGTGCCGCGCGCCGATGGTTTCGATCTCAAGCTGATGAAACGCGTGCCGGCCGGCAAGACCCCCAGCCACATCGGCATCGACAGCAAGAGCACCACCGCCTACGTCTCGCTGCAGGATAGCGACGAAGTCGTGGCCATCAACCTGGCGACCCAGGAAAAGCGCTGGACGCTGCCCGTGGGCAAGACGCCGGCGGACGTCTACATCGTCCCGGGCGACAAGGTCATGCTGGTCGCCCTGACCGGCGACAGCTACGTCGAAGCCTACGACCTGACCAGCCCGGGCATGCCCAAGCTGATCACGCGCATCAAGACCAATGCGGGCGCCCATGCCTTCCGCATCCAGGGCGACGGCCAGCACATCTTCGTCAGCAACCGCGCGGCCAATACCATCAGCCGCATCGACTTCAAGAACCTGAAGGCGGTGGCGGAATATCCGGCGCCCGGCGGTCCGGACTGCATGGACCTGATGGCCGACGGCAAGACCCTGCTGGTCACCTCGCGCTGGGCGCGCAAGCTGACCTTCATCGATATCGACAAGAAAGAAGTCGTGCGGCAGATCAACGTAGGCCGGTCGCCGCACGGGGTATGGACACTGGATCATGTCGCGATGCACTAG
- a CDS encoding methyltransferase — protein MHSPALPEPLQLSWTEDGADRHADWRSESGAPPPRRVVVADDTMNADTAYRLACEGTALLWRGDFQNARQLLQALTRRVDRRPASKKRPADFPEAFHLHRQARAQRARVLGMLLIPFEPGHVIPLRRAPDVARACRAVHGEAERPYVASLRELLGLVGAWQWREKGVEIAALGARVYPHYGVYSPVRGEYLDLIAQAPLPRPAGVDLAFDIGTGTGVIAALLARRGVRQVVATDMDPRALACAGENLDRLGLRDRVRLERADLFPPGQAQLVVCNPPWVPARASAPVEYAVYDPESRMLRGFLQGLAGHLADDGEGWLILSDLAEHLRLRTREELLAWIEAAGLAVAGRLDTRPVHGKAADPDDPLHAARVREVTSLWRLRRRAAAN, from the coding sequence ATGCACTCCCCTGCTCTACCTGAACCGCTCCAGTTGTCCTGGACCGAGGACGGCGCCGACCGTCACGCGGACTGGCGTTCCGAAAGCGGCGCGCCGCCGCCTCGGCGGGTGGTGGTCGCGGACGACACCATGAACGCGGATACGGCCTATCGCCTGGCCTGCGAAGGCACCGCGCTGCTGTGGCGCGGCGACTTCCAGAACGCGCGGCAGCTGCTGCAGGCCCTGACGCGGCGCGTCGACCGGCGCCCGGCATCGAAAAAACGGCCGGCGGATTTCCCGGAAGCCTTCCATCTGCACCGCCAGGCGCGCGCTCAGCGGGCCCGCGTGCTGGGGATGCTGCTGATTCCCTTCGAGCCGGGGCACGTGATTCCCTTGCGGCGCGCGCCCGACGTGGCGCGCGCCTGCCGCGCCGTCCACGGTGAAGCCGAGCGGCCCTATGTCGCGTCCCTGCGCGAACTGCTGGGGCTGGTCGGCGCGTGGCAGTGGCGTGAAAAAGGCGTGGAAATCGCCGCGCTGGGTGCGCGCGTCTATCCGCATTACGGCGTGTACTCGCCGGTGCGGGGCGAGTACCTGGACCTGATCGCGCAGGCGCCCCTGCCGCGCCCGGCGGGTGTGGACCTGGCGTTCGACATCGGCACGGGCACCGGCGTGATCGCCGCGCTGCTGGCGCGCCGGGGCGTGCGGCAGGTGGTGGCGACGGACATGGATCCGCGCGCGCTGGCTTGCGCCGGGGAAAACCTGGACCGCCTGGGCCTGCGGGATCGCGTGCGGCTGGAGCGGGCGGATCTGTTCCCGCCCGGCCAAGCGCAATTGGTGGTGTGCAACCCGCCGTGGGTGCCGGCCCGCGCCAGCGCGCCGGTCGAATACGCGGTCTACGACCCGGAATCGCGCATGCTGCGCGGTTTCCTGCAGGGGCTGGCGGGGCATCTGGCGGATGACGGCGAAGGCTGGCTGATTCTTTCCGACCTGGCGGAACACCTGCGGCTGCGGACGCGCGAAGAACTGCTGGCGTGGATAGAGGCGGCAGGCCTGGCGGTGGCCGGCCGGCTGGATACGCGGCCCGTGCATGGCAAGGCAGCCGACCCGGACGATCCGCTGCATGCGGCCCGCGTGCGCGAAGTGACGTCGCTGTGGCGCCTGCGGCGCCGCGCGGCCGCGAACTGA
- a CDS encoding PepSY-associated TM helix domain-containing protein — translation MSHILPAHPAAARRADPVHAAGHRRGVFLKWLRKAHSWIGLWGAVLGLLFGLTGFFQNHRAVMKISTGAPQVTNVQLALPVPAPASPQEMAAWLQAELKLPKAAERIQRDPAKAVAWGDKAVTQPEHWQIAFRSPKTIVQAEYWAGAGQVSVRRMEPGLLATLENLHRANGVTAAWVLIADTIAGGMVLLSITGVLLWTGLNRRRTVGAAILGVSIVATLCVAAATV, via the coding sequence ATGAGCCACATCCTGCCTGCCCACCCCGCTGCCGCGCGTCGCGCCGATCCCGTACACGCCGCCGGGCATCGCCGCGGCGTTTTCCTGAAATGGCTGCGCAAGGCGCACAGCTGGATCGGCCTGTGGGGCGCGGTGCTGGGCCTGTTGTTCGGGCTGACGGGGTTCTTCCAGAATCACCGCGCGGTCATGAAGATCAGCACCGGCGCGCCGCAGGTCACCAATGTGCAGCTGGCCCTGCCCGTGCCCGCCCCGGCGTCGCCGCAGGAGATGGCCGCCTGGCTGCAGGCCGAACTGAAGCTGCCCAAGGCCGCCGAACGCATCCAGCGCGATCCCGCCAAGGCCGTGGCCTGGGGCGACAAGGCCGTGACCCAGCCGGAACACTGGCAGATCGCTTTCCGTTCGCCCAAGACCATCGTCCAGGCGGAATACTGGGCGGGCGCCGGCCAGGTCAGCGTCCGCCGCATGGAGCCGGGCCTGCTCGCCACCCTGGAGAACCTGCATCGCGCCAACGGCGTGACCGCGGCCTGGGTGCTGATCGCCGACACCATCGCCGGCGGGATGGTGCTGCTGTCCATTACCGGGGTGCTGCTCTGGACCGGCTTGAATCGCCGCCGCACCGTGGGCGCCGCCATCCTGGGCGTGTCCATCGTCGCGACGCTCTGCGTCGCCGCCGCGACGGTCTAG